From a single Miscanthus floridulus cultivar M001 chromosome 8, ASM1932011v1, whole genome shotgun sequence genomic region:
- the LOC136472539 gene encoding uncharacterized protein produces MSHMGRASSSVSFDPSAPREVYSDPTMHTKVQEYTSKVREVHGEDYDVRTEPIDAETIMRLGGGKKHGWLWIADSAIDSTTVPSLDVLRARSTSSSQPIRPWPSPSLQQVDALEDELQAQKLMVEAQSAQLQAQREVFVAQERRMQEMEAFMRSVQQGSVPLPLVAPPPPTPTATPLPSVGSNNPANASPNEPSCHRPLFLGVVLHHVLGLELHLWL; encoded by the exons atgtcccacatgggcagggcgtcttcctctgtctccttcgacccgtctgccccacgcgaggtgtactccgacccgaccatgcacactaaggtccaagagtacacctcaaaggtgagggaggtccatggggaagattacgatgtgcgcactgagcccattgatgcagagaccatcatgaggctaggaggaggcaagaagcatgggtggctgtggattgcagacagcgccatcgactccaccactgttccctctctcgacgtgctccgagcacggagcacaagctccagccagcccatacgcccatGGCCTAGTCCGTCACTGCAGCAGGTCGACGCTCTCGAG GacgagctgcaggcccagaagctcATGGTCGAGGCTCAGAGCGCGCAACTGCAGGCCCAGAGGGAAGTGTTCGTGgcccaggagaggaggatgcaagaaatggaggccttcatgcggagtgtccagcaagggagtgtacctttgccgttggtagcacctccaccgcctactcctacagccactcct cttccgtcggtgggttcgaataaccccgctAATGCGTCACCGAATGAACCATCGTGTCATAGGCCACTTTTTTTAGGAGTTGTGCTTCatcatgtgcttggacttgagcttcacttgtggttgtga
- the LOC136468908 gene encoding uncharacterized protein, with protein sequence FTVYALAHMGPAKSNIEYNPDAGPEAYTNSSVHTRLSSYTEASRLVHGPDYNPRTEERLDPERVMRIGQGKKHGRFYIGDDILDTGSTPLNRLRAASTSSSVPISQRPTAVAALQAEVQQLQAQQEAQLAEREAEQAERQRIQALEAQQEGLLKFMQQLGQQQGWEIPTQLLAPPPPPHRRESTPHQSGAASNHVGGSPASHVGPSPPGHSPGSHPVASQPSQSP encoded by the exons TTCACGGTGTATGCTCTGGCCCACATGGGCCCGGCAAAGTCCAACATCGAGTACAACCCGGATGCGGGcccagaggcgtacaccaactccagcgtccacacccgcctcagtTCGTACACGGAGGCGTCAAGGTTAGTCCACGGGCCGGACTACAatccgaggaccgaggagcgccttgatcctgagcgagtgatgaggattgggcaaggcaagaagcatggacggttctATATTGGCGACGACATCCTCGACACGGGCTCTACTCCTCTCAACCGCCtacgagcagcgagcacgagctctagcgtgcccataagccaacggccgacagcggtggcggcactccag gccgaggtGCAGCAACTTCAGGCCCAGCAGGAGGCCCAGCTGGCTGAGCGGGAGGCTGAGCAGGCCGAGCGTCAGAGGATACAAGCTTTAGAGGCCCAGCAAGAAGGTTTGCTCAAGTTCATGCAACAACTTGGGCAGCAACAAGGTTGGGAGATCCCAACACAGctgcttgcaccaccaccaccaccacatcgtcgagagtctactccg catcaatcgggggcggcgtcgaaccatgtcggagggtcgccggcatcgcacGTCGGGCCATCCCCACCTGGACACTCGCCGGGATCGCACCCTGTGGCGTCCCAACCCTCACAGTCGCCGTGA
- the LOC136476214 gene encoding probable inactive nicotinamidase At3g16190: MAPTTMWSETAMLVIDMQKEFVDPAMSSPALLPGGEAIIPAVTEAVAIARERGIFIVWVVREHDPTGRDVELFRRHFYSRGNGPAVKGSKGAELADGFVIKDGEYKLVKGRFSSFFATNLDSVLKTSGIKNLVVTGVQTPNCIRQTVFDAVALDYEKVTVITDATAAANPEIHLANIRDMKNIGVETPTLEEWRH, translated from the exons ATGGCGCCTACGACGATGTGGAGCGAGACTGCCATGCTCGTCATCGACATGCAG AAGGAATTCGTGGATCCGGCAATGAGCAGCCCAGCGCTGCTGCCCGGCGGCGAGGCCATCATCCCTGCGGTCACCGAGGCCGTCGCCATCGCTCGGGAGCGCGGCATCTTCATCGTCTGG GTTGTGAGAGAGCATGACCCTACTGGAAGAGACGTTGAACTGTTTCGCAGGCATTTTTATTCCAGGGGGAATGGTCCGGCTGTAAAAGGTTCCAAAGGTGCAGAGCTGGCCGACGGGTTTGTTATCAAGGACGGGGAGTACAAGCTGGTGAAAGGAAGATTCAGCTCCTTCTTTGCCACCAACCTCGATTCTGTCCTCAAAACTTCAGGGATCAAGAACTTGGTTGTAACTG GGGTCCAAACACCAAATTGCATCAGGCAGACTGTCTTCGATGCTGTCGCACTGGACTATGAGAAAGTTACGGTTATTACTGATGCTACAGCTGCTGCTAATCCAGAAATACATTTGG CAAACATCAGGGATATGAAGAACATTGGAGTTGAAACACCAACCTTGGAAGAATGGCGTCACTAG